From a region of the Candidatus Pelagibacter sp. FZCC0015 genome:
- a CDS encoding formate--tetrahydrofolate ligase: protein MSDVKSDIQIAREAKMQPINDILAKINVPDESAAFSPMGRHIAKINLEYLDTLKDKPDGKLILVTAITPTPAGEGKTTTSVGLNDGLNKIGKKSIVCLREPSLGPSFGMKGGAAGGGYAQVVPMEQINLHFTGDFHAITSAHNLLSALIDNHIYWGNKLDIDVRRIVWKRVMDMNDRSLRSININLGGVANGFPREDGFDITVASEIMAIFCLSNDLEDLEKRIGNITIGYNRDKKPVYAKDLNAQGPMTVLLKEAIRPNVTQTLENNPAIIHGGPFANIAHGCNSVIATKTGLKLADYVVTEAGFGADLGAEKFLDIKCRKSNLKPSCVVIVATIRALKMHGGVAKEDLKNENVDALKKGLVNLERHIENVKKFGLPVAVAVNHFIKDTDSEVKALIDFCNDLGVKASLCTHWANGGEGTKDLAAHVVELCEKDEAKFKFLYESKTPLFKKIETIAKEIYRADEVIADTKIREQLKNFEAAGYGDLPICVAKTQYSFSTDPNLKGAPSGHALPLREVRLSSGAEFIVVICGAIMTMPGLPRVPAADSIKLNKKGEIEGLF from the coding sequence ATGAGCGATGTAAAGTCAGATATTCAGATAGCTAGAGAAGCTAAAATGCAACCAATTAATGATATTTTAGCAAAGATAAATGTCCCTGATGAGAGTGCAGCTTTCAGCCCAATGGGAAGACACATCGCAAAAATAAATTTGGAATATTTAGACACTCTTAAAGATAAACCAGATGGAAAATTAATTTTAGTAACTGCAATCACTCCAACTCCAGCTGGTGAAGGTAAAACAACTACTTCTGTTGGATTGAATGATGGATTAAATAAAATTGGAAAAAAATCTATTGTTTGTTTAAGAGAACCAAGTCTTGGTCCTTCTTTTGGAATGAAAGGTGGTGCAGCTGGCGGAGGATATGCTCAAGTTGTTCCTATGGAACAAATAAATTTACATTTCACAGGTGATTTTCATGCGATCACATCAGCTCACAATTTGTTATCTGCATTAATTGATAATCATATTTATTGGGGAAATAAATTAGACATAGACGTTAGAAGAATTGTTTGGAAAAGAGTCATGGATATGAATGATAGATCTTTAAGATCAATAAACATTAATTTAGGTGGTGTTGCCAACGGATTTCCAAGAGAAGATGGTTTTGATATTACTGTTGCATCTGAGATAATGGCAATCTTTTGTTTATCAAATGATCTAGAAGATTTAGAGAAAAGAATTGGGAATATTACAATTGGATATAACCGAGATAAAAAACCAGTTTATGCAAAAGATTTAAATGCTCAAGGACCTATGACAGTGCTTCTTAAAGAAGCTATTAGACCTAACGTAACACAAACATTAGAAAACAATCCTGCAATTATACATGGAGGTCCTTTTGCAAATATAGCACATGGATGTAACTCAGTTATTGCAACAAAAACTGGATTAAAACTTGCAGATTACGTTGTAACAGAGGCAGGGTTTGGCGCTGATCTGGGTGCTGAAAAATTTTTAGATATTAAATGCAGAAAATCAAATTTAAAACCTAGTTGTGTAGTTATCGTTGCAACAATCAGAGCATTAAAAATGCATGGTGGAGTTGCAAAAGAAGATTTAAAAAACGAAAATGTAGATGCACTTAAAAAAGGATTGGTTAACCTTGAGAGGCATATTGAAAATGTTAAAAAATTTGGGTTACCAGTTGCTGTTGCTGTTAATCATTTTATTAAAGATACAGATAGTGAAGTAAAAGCACTAATAGATTTTTGTAATGATTTAGGAGTTAAAGCAAGTCTTTGCACTCATTGGGCAAATGGTGGAGAAGGAACAAAAGATTTAGCAGCTCATGTTGTTGAATTATGCGAAAAAGATGAGGCAAAATTTAAATTCTTATACGAAAGTAAAACACCATTGTTCAAAAAAATTGAGACAATAGCAAAAGAAATCTATAGAGCTGATGAGGTAATAGCTGATACTAAGATTAGAGAACAGCTTAAAAACTTTGAAGCAGCTGGATATGGTGACTTACCAATTTGTGTTGCAAAAACTCAATATAGTTTTTCAACTGATCCAAATTTAAAAGGTGCTCCATCTGGTCATGCTCTTCCATTAAGAGAGGTAAGGCTATCATCTGGTGCAGAATTTATAGTAGTTATCTGTGGAGCAATCATGACTATGCCTGGCCTACCAAGAGTTCCAGCAGCAGACTCTATTAAGTTGAATAAAAAAGGTGAAATAGAAGGTTTATTCTAA
- a CDS encoding type 1 glutamine amidotransferase — translation MKKILIVEGNLREENQSFSEAGIQTHTESLKDSLAFFTDKLETHVVNPSSDENIDKNIDALESYDGLIWGGSSLNIYNNTPEIKRQIDFMKECQKKIKKILAICWGMQVAVTAAGGEVKKCTKGSHRGIASNIEINENGLNHPLYKNKDQKFNTPAFNFDEVVTMPENSTLLASNSINNVQGINFKIGNCNIWGLQYHPEITYNKMINLIIFRKKKLLEKGAFKDENEIDNHIKHIETENNKLDKVSRMRELENWLDYLNLE, via the coding sequence ATGAAAAAAATATTGATAGTAGAAGGAAACTTACGAGAAGAAAATCAAAGTTTTTCTGAGGCTGGAATTCAAACACATACAGAAAGCCTTAAAGATAGTTTAGCGTTTTTCACAGATAAATTAGAAACCCACGTGGTTAATCCTTCTTCAGACGAAAATATCGATAAAAATATTGATGCACTTGAAAGCTACGATGGTCTTATTTGGGGAGGAAGTAGTTTAAACATCTACAACAATACTCCAGAAATAAAAAGACAAATTGATTTTATGAAAGAGTGTCAGAAAAAAATAAAAAAAATACTAGCAATTTGTTGGGGCATGCAAGTAGCTGTAACAGCAGCTGGTGGAGAAGTGAAAAAATGTACAAAAGGATCTCATAGAGGTATTGCTTCAAATATAGAAATTAATGAAAATGGTTTAAATCATCCACTTTATAAAAATAAAGATCAAAAATTTAATACTCCAGCATTTAATTTTGATGAAGTTGTAACTATGCCAGAAAATTCAACTTTATTAGCTTCAAACTCAATCAATAATGTTCAAGGAATAAATTTTAAAATTGGTAACTGTAATATATGGGGCCTTCAATATCACCCTGAGATAACTTACAATAAAATGATCAATTTGATTATTTTTAGAAAAAAGAAACTCTTAGAAAAAGGTGCTTTTAAAGATGAAAATGAAATAGATAATCATATTAAACATATAGAAACTGAGAACAATAAATTAGATAAAGTTTCTAGAATGAGAGAATTAGAGAATTGGTTAGACTATTTAAATTTAGAATAA
- a CDS encoding iron-containing alcohol dehydrogenase yields MGINWNYPTTMWIGENRIEDLSLACKELNISNPLFVTDKDLINLDLTKNIILTLKKSFKNLASFSNFTGNPIGENVEEGVKVYNISGCDGVIALGGGSGLDVGKAIAFMCNQSRPLWDFEDIGDYWTKADSSKISKIIAVPTTAGTGSETGRASAIINKETGVKKIIFHPKMLPSIVILDPLLTLDLSPRLTAATGMDALAHNLEAFCAPGYHPMADGMAIEGMKLIKNSLIKAFTNGKDVNARMDLLSAASMGSTAFQKGLGAIHSLSHPVNGKFNVHHGLSNAIFMPYVLTFNKPSIENKIISICDYLNLNKNFDSFLNWILELRKNLNIPHKLSDVMDCNNIDLDELSSMAFEDPSTGGNPKKLSQNDLKEMYIKSISGELF; encoded by the coding sequence ATGGGTATTAATTGGAATTATCCAACCACTATGTGGATAGGAGAAAATAGAATTGAAGATTTATCCTTAGCCTGTAAAGAGTTAAATATTTCAAATCCATTATTTGTAACAGACAAGGATTTAATTAACTTAGATTTAACTAAAAATATAATATTAACATTAAAAAAAAGTTTTAAAAACCTAGCTAGCTTTTCTAATTTTACGGGAAATCCAATTGGAGAAAATGTAGAAGAAGGTGTTAAAGTTTATAATATTTCTGGCTGTGACGGTGTAATAGCTTTAGGAGGCGGAAGTGGTTTAGATGTTGGAAAAGCTATAGCATTTATGTGTAATCAATCTCGACCGTTATGGGATTTTGAAGATATTGGTGACTACTGGACAAAAGCTGATAGTTCAAAAATTTCAAAAATTATTGCAGTTCCAACCACTGCTGGGACTGGATCAGAAACTGGTAGAGCATCTGCAATCATAAATAAAGAAACAGGTGTAAAAAAAATTATTTTTCACCCAAAAATGTTACCTTCGATTGTGATTTTAGATCCTTTACTTACACTAGATTTATCTCCAAGATTAACAGCAGCAACAGGAATGGATGCACTAGCTCATAATTTAGAAGCGTTTTGTGCACCAGGATATCATCCAATGGCTGATGGTATGGCGATAGAAGGGATGAAGTTAATTAAAAATTCTTTAATTAAAGCATTCACAAATGGAAAAGACGTTAACGCTAGAATGGATTTACTTTCAGCGGCTTCAATGGGCTCGACTGCATTTCAGAAGGGACTAGGAGCAATTCACTCATTGAGCCATCCTGTAAACGGTAAATTCAATGTTCACCATGGTTTATCTAACGCAATATTTATGCCTTATGTTTTAACATTTAACAAACCATCCATCGAAAACAAAATAATATCGATTTGTGATTATCTTAATTTAAATAAAAATTTTGATAGTTTTTTAAATTGGATTTTGGAATTAAGAAAAAATTTAAATATTCCACACAAATTATCAGATGTAATGGATTGTAATAATATTGATTTAGATGAACTTTCATCAATGGCATTTGAAGATCCATCAACAGGAGGAAATCCCAAAAAATTAAGTCAAAATGATCTAAAAGAAATGTATATAAAAAGTATTTCTGGAGAATTATTTTAA
- a CDS encoding NAD(P)-binding domain-containing protein: MSKVAIIGAGPCGLSILRAFEHLEKKGEKIPEIVCFEKQESWGGLWNYNWRTGSDQYGDPVPNSMYRYLWSNGPKECLEFADYSFDEHFGKPIPSFPPREVLQDYILGRVSKGNIKSKIKFNTRVTNTVFKNDKFEISYQDKVNNKVLNDTFDYVVVSSGHFSVPFIPEYEGMNSFPGRIMHSHDFRDAEEFRGKDVIVLGSSYSAEDVALQCNKYGAKSVTIGYRHNPMGFKWPKGMKEVHYLDRLDGKKAIFKDGTEQNADVVILCTGYLHHFPFLDESLKLKTHNRLYPPKLYKGVVWQDNHKLLYLGMQDQFHTFNMFDCQGWYARDVIMGKIKMPSDDEIDKDINKWVSMEEKLENPDQMIDFQTEYTKELHDMSDYPKIDFELIRKHFKEWEHHKVEDILTYRNKSFSSPVTGSVAPIHHTPWEKAMDDSMETFLNK; this comes from the coding sequence ATGTCAAAAGTAGCAATCATAGGCGCTGGTCCATGTGGACTTTCAATTTTAAGAGCATTTGAGCATTTAGAAAAAAAAGGAGAAAAAATTCCTGAAATAGTTTGCTTTGAAAAACAAGAAAGTTGGGGTGGTCTATGGAACTACAACTGGAGAACTGGTTCAGATCAGTATGGAGATCCTGTGCCTAATAGTATGTACAGATACTTATGGTCTAATGGACCTAAAGAATGTTTGGAATTTGCTGATTATTCTTTTGATGAACATTTTGGAAAGCCAATTCCTTCCTTTCCTCCAAGAGAAGTTTTGCAAGATTATATTCTGGGAAGAGTAAGTAAAGGAAATATAAAAAGTAAGATTAAATTTAATACAAGAGTTACAAATACTGTTTTTAAAAATGATAAGTTTGAAATTAGCTACCAGGACAAAGTAAATAATAAAGTTTTAAATGATACATTTGATTATGTGGTAGTCTCTTCAGGTCATTTTTCTGTACCTTTTATTCCTGAGTACGAAGGAATGAATTCTTTCCCGGGAAGAATAATGCACTCACATGATTTTAGAGATGCAGAAGAGTTCAGAGGAAAAGATGTGATTGTTTTGGGAAGCAGCTATTCAGCTGAAGATGTAGCCCTACAATGTAATAAATATGGTGCTAAAAGTGTAACAATTGGTTACAGGCATAACCCAATGGGCTTTAAATGGCCAAAAGGCATGAAAGAAGTTCATTACTTAGATAGGTTAGATGGAAAAAAAGCTATATTTAAAGACGGAACAGAACAAAATGCCGATGTAGTGATCTTGTGTACTGGATATCTTCATCATTTCCCATTTTTAGATGAAAGTTTAAAATTAAAAACACATAACAGATTATATCCACCAAAACTTTACAAAGGAGTTGTGTGGCAAGATAATCATAAACTTTTATACTTAGGTATGCAGGACCAGTTTCATACATTTAACATGTTTGACTGTCAGGGATGGTATGCGAGAGATGTGATCATGGGAAAAATCAAAATGCCTAGTGACGACGAGATAGATAAAGACATAAATAAGTGGGTTTCAATGGAGGAAAAATTAGAAAATCCTGATCAAATGATAGATTTTCAAACAGAATATACCAAAGAACTTCATGATATGTCTGATTATCCTAAAATTGATTTTGAATTAATTAGAAAACATTTCAAAGAATGGGAACACCATAAAGTAGAGGATATTCTAACTTATAGAAATAAATCGTTTTCATCTCCAGTGACTGGATCAGTTGCGCCAATTCATCATACGCCTTGGGAAAAAGCGATGGATGACTCTATGGAAACTTTTTTAAATAAATAG
- a CDS encoding 2-dehydropantoate 2-reductase N-terminal domain-containing protein, giving the protein MKKILIIGAGAMGAAFSVPLIDNNQKVTITEPYNLNLLKKINNKKKFHPALKINLSKKLSIKKFNTELLNQKWDLIVIAVSSLGMDMIRNYLKNLKNKTLILVLTKGLKLKNNNIISMSEQLNLGKTKYNISVLKGPCLAKELARKIKSYTVIANKKISIAKKIGKMISTNYYTTEYSTDVIGVEFSSAIKNIYSMVIGSGEGNNTSSALFRKSFDEMEYLIQHFKGKKETVRGLAGLGDLYVSAVGGRNSKMGEYLGKGFSFKNAKNKFMKNDTVEGADLANEIAPYIRKKISKSKIPLMIALLDTITKNKKLKINY; this is encoded by the coding sequence ATGAAAAAAATTTTAATAATTGGAGCAGGTGCAATGGGTGCAGCGTTTTCTGTGCCTTTGATAGACAATAATCAAAAAGTAACTATAACTGAACCGTATAACCTTAATTTATTAAAAAAAATAAATAATAAAAAAAAGTTTCATCCAGCTTTAAAAATTAATTTATCAAAAAAACTTTCCATTAAAAAATTTAATACTGAACTTTTGAATCAAAAATGGGATTTGATAGTAATTGCAGTTAGTTCACTAGGCATGGATATGATTAGAAATTATCTAAAAAATCTTAAAAACAAAACTCTAATTCTTGTTTTAACAAAAGGTCTAAAGTTAAAAAATAATAATATAATCAGCATGTCTGAGCAATTAAATTTAGGAAAAACGAAATATAATATTTCAGTACTAAAAGGACCTTGTCTAGCTAAAGAATTAGCTAGAAAAATAAAAAGTTATACTGTGATTGCAAATAAAAAAATAAGTATTGCTAAAAAAATTGGAAAAATGATTTCAACCAATTATTATACAACAGAATATTCAACAGACGTTATAGGAGTAGAATTTTCTTCAGCTATCAAAAACATTTATTCAATGGTTATAGGATCTGGTGAAGGAAATAATACTTCTTCAGCGTTATTTAGAAAATCATTTGATGAAATGGAATATTTAATTCAACATTTTAAAGGCAAAAAAGAAACTGTCAGAGGTCTAGCGGGTTTAGGTGATTTATATGTTAGTGCAGTTGGAGGTAGAAATAGCAAAATGGGTGAATATTTGGGTAAAGGATTTTCTTTTAAAAATGCTAAGAATAAATTTATGAAAAACGACACTGTTGAAGGTGCTGATTTGGCAAATGAAATAGCTCCATATATAAGAAAAAAAATAAGTAAAAGTAAGATCCCATTGATGATTGCGCTTTTGGATACGATTACTAAAAATAAAAAACTTAAAATAAATTATTAA